From Grus americana isolate bGruAme1 chromosome 22, bGruAme1.mat, whole genome shotgun sequence, the proteins below share one genomic window:
- the LOC129195372 gene encoding feather keratin Cos1-1/Cos1-3/Cos2-1-like, which yields MSLSENNHLYKGCLWQQRSMIKANPTPHFLSHFSCLLLLGNQVSAPLPQDMSCYDQCQPCLPCQPCGPTPLANSCNEPCVRQCQNSTVVIEPSPVVVTLPGPILSSFPQNTVVGSSTSAAIGSILSCDGVPITSGCCDLSCITSCYCGCRCPPC from the exons ATGAGCTTGTCAGAAAATAATCACCTCTACAAGGGATGCCTCTGGCAGCAAAGGTCCATGATAAAAGCCAACCCAACTCCTCACTTCCTCAGCCACTTCTcttgcctccttctccttgggaaccAGGTGA GTGCACCTCTGCCCcaagacatgtcctgctacgaccagtgccagccctgcctgccctgccagccctgtggcccgaccccgctggccaacagctgcaatgagccctgtgtcaggcagtgccagaactccaccGTCGTCATtgagccctcccccgtggtggtgaccctgcccggccccatcctcagctccttcccacagaacaccGTTGTGGGCTCGTCCACCTCCGCTGCcattggcagcatcctcagctgtgatggagtgcccatcacctctgggtgctgtgacctctcctgTATCACCAGCTGCTACTGTGGCTGCAGATGCCCCCCCTGCTAA